Proteins encoded within one genomic window of Canis lupus dingo isolate Sandy chromosome 28, ASM325472v2, whole genome shotgun sequence:
- the PPRC1 gene encoding peroxisome proliferator-activated receptor gamma coactivator-related protein 1 isoform X1 encodes MPSGGAASTALQCLFGATWGGGRAIFPGELVGFPSPSRRPWHPRGLGFWWGGGPRVHVGAGRGCPRGSRSWLPGISYRRWSRTAGNWVLLHEEGEDSGFVSLSRLGPCLRDKDLEMEELILQDETLLGTMQSYMDASLISLIEDFGSLGESRLSLEDQNEVSLLTALTEILDNADSENLSPFDSIPDSELLVSPREGSSLHKLLTLSRTPPECDLITPVDTLGPSTGSSRVSGVEMSLSDPPWDFSPPSFLETSSPKLPSWRSSRSRARRGQSPPPQQRSDGEEEEEVANFGGQMLAGELDNSVSNIPDFPMHLACPKEEEKTSASEMAVQAAGDESISSLSELVRAMHPYCLPNLTHLTALEDELQEQPDDLTLPEDCVVLEIVGQAATAGNDLEIPVVVRQIPTRPQPVLLDDSLEASPALKLLMPTLESETEAAVPKEDLCPEKERLSVDSQEKLESVCLLKPREVMEPMMPKETHNTPANTMLSSQRARKGRKKKSKEQPASCAEGYTRRLRSSSRGQPTMATEVTSQARNVPQEEPQKEVGPPRSRGKPRAWARAWAAALEKPSSGNLESSAGQASCAKEDPLDRYSNLVDSIQANPVPTHVSARANRMPLDAVETDPTEVHPVLADPVPVDPALVDLASANPELVVSLPADPVLIDPVLADSAEIDPTVVVPISDDLPPGDPVPANSAPVDSVPSDLAPVDPVLVKSRPSDPRRGAMSSVQGNPAPRLLLESESLDPLKAVIPEVQEVGGPVKVESSTTTQEARPRPLSLSEYRRRRQQRQAEAEERSPQPPAGKWPSLPETPTGLADIPCLVIPPAPAKKTTLQRSPEVPSEACFVPVGPSPASSSPEPPVSKSVASTTIEQVPSQELPLPARPLPPVQPMPPAMPTALPFPPGGLGLTPVLPLPTSGQGIPSLPPPPLQPPSLPMSMRPVPPDPYTHYAPVPPWPCYPPVSPSGYPCLPPPPTVPLVSGTPGTYAVPPTCNVPWVPPPAPVPPYSSSCAYGPLGWGPGLQHPPFWPTLPPPPLPLASVGRAAPPPKVEPSGSPAGPSESVLPGSMAPPLCLGSAGQGAPPIEPTKVEVKSMPASPHMKHRMSSPVQSPQIKAPPCLSAESVAVEEPASERLKPETQEARPREKPLSSVAKAVSTPTPKQSTISKLPAVHPARLRKLSFLPTPRTQGPEDVVQAFISEIGIEASDLSSLLEQFEKSEAKKECPPPAPADSLAVGNSGSVDTPQEKRPLDRLQAPELANVAGLTPPATPPHQLWKPLAAVSLLAKAKSPKSTAQEGTLKPEGVTEAKHPAATRLQEGVHGPSPVHVGSGDHDYCVRSRTPPRKTPALVIPEVGSRWNVKRHQDITIKPVLSLGPVTPLPPRTAASQEPLDHRTSSEQADPPAPCLAPSTLLSPEASPCRNDMNSRTPPEPSAKQRSVRCYRKACRSASPPSRGWQGCRGRSSRSVSSGSNRTSEASSSSSSSSSSSSRSRSRSRSLSPPHKRWRRSSCSSSGRSRRCSSSSSSSSSSSSSSSSSSSSRSRSRSPSPRRRSDRRRRYSSYRSHDHYQRQRVLQKERAIEERRVVFIGKIPGRMTRSELKQRFSVFGEIEECTIHFRVQGDNYGFVTYRYAEEAFAAIESGHKLRQADEQPFDLCFGGRRQFCKRSYSDLDSNREDFDPAPVKSKFDSLDFDTLLKQAQKNLRR; translated from the exons ATGCCGAGTGGGGGTGCCGCTAGCACCGCTCTGCAGTGCCTTTTCGGAGccacgtgggggggggggagagcaaTTTTCCCGGGAGAACTTGTcggcttcccctccccctctagGAGGCCTTGGCACCCACGTGGGTTGGGCTTCTGGTGGGGGGGTGGCCCGCGGGTCCacgtgggggcggggaggggatgTCCACGTGGCTCCCGCTCCTGGCTGCCCGGCATCTCGTATCGGCGTTGGAGCCGCACTGCTGGGAACTGG GTGCTGCTGCATGAGGAAGGGGAGGATTCTGGTTTTGTCAGTCTGTCTCGGCTTGGCCCCTGCCTGAGGGATAAGGACCTGGAGATGGAGGAGCTGATACTGCAGGATGAGACACTGCTGGGGACCATGCAGAGCTACATGGATGCCTCCCTCATCTCCCTCATTGAGGATTTTGGGAGCCTTGGGGAG AGCAGGCTATCTCTGGAGGACCAGAATGAAGTGTCACTACTTACAGCTCTGACAGAGATCTTGGACAATGCAGATTCCGAGAACCTGTCTCCGTTTGACAGCATTCCTGACTCAGAACTACTTGTGTCACCTCGGGAGGGCTCCTCT ctGCACAAGCTGCTCACTCTCTCCCGGACACCCCCGGAATGTGACCTCATCACCCCGGTTGACACATTGGGGCCCAGCACAGGCAGTAGTAGAGTGAGTGGG GTTGAGATGTCTCTCTCAGATCCTCCTTGGGACTTTTCCCCACCTTCCTTCTTAGAAACCTCTTCCCCTAAGCTTCCTAGCTGGAGATCCTCAAGGTCAAGAGCTCGCCGGGGCCAATCACCTCCTCCCCAGCAGCGTAGtgatggggaagaggaggaggaggtggccaaCTTCGGTGGCCAGATGCTTGCTGGGGAACTTGACAACTCCGTGAGCAATATCCCAGACTTTCCTATGCACCTGGCCTGCcccaaggaggaagagaaaacctCAGCCTCAGAGATGGCAGTGCAAGCAGCTGGTGACGAGAGCATCTCCTCCTTGAGTGAGCTGGTACGGGCCATGCATCCCTATTGCCTGCCCAACCTCACCCACCTGACAGCACTTGAGGATGAGCTTCAGGAGCAGCCGGATGATTTGACACTGCCTGAGGATTGTGTGGTGCTGGAGATAGTGGGCCAGGCAGCCACAGCTGGTAATGACCTGGAGATCCCAGTTGTGGTACGGCAGATCCCTACCAGACCCCAGCCTGTGCTCCTGGATGACTCACTAGAGGCCAGTCCAGCTTTGAAGCTACTCATGCCTACGCtggagtcagagacagaggctgCTGTGCCCAAGGAAGACCTTTGCCCTGAGAAAGAGAGGTTGTCAGTGGACTCCCAGGAAAAGCTAGAGTCAGTCTGCTTGTTGAAGCCCAGGGAGGTCATGGAGCCAATGATGCCCAAGGAGACTCACAACACACCAGCCAACACAATGCTGAGCTCTCAGAGAGCTCGAAAGGGCAggaagaagaagagcaaagaacAGCCAGCATCCTGTGCAGAAGGCTATACCAGGAGGCTGAGGTCATCTTCTCGTGGGCAGCCTACCATGGCTACAGAGGTGACCTCTCAGGCAAGAAATGTGCCTCAGGAGGAACCTCAAAAAGAGGTTGGGCCTCCTCGTAGTAGAGGGAAGCCCCGGGCTTGGGCTCGGGCCTGGGCAGCTGCCTTGGAGAAACCTAGCTCTGGGAACTTGGAGAGTAGTGCTGGGCAAGCTAGTTGTGCTAAAGAAGATCCTCTAGACCGTTACTCCAACCTTGTTGACAGCATCCAAGCCAACCCTGTTCCAACCCATGTCTCTGCTCGAGCCAACCGCATGCCACTTGACGCTGTTGAAACTGATCCCACTGAAGTTCATCCTGTTCTAGCTGACCCTGTACCTGTTGATCCTGCACTGGTTGACCTTGCTTCAGCAAACCCAGAACTGGTTGTCTCTCTCCCAGCTGACCCAGTGCTGATTGACCCAGTTCTGGCTGACTCAGCAGAAATTGACCCTACAGTGGTTGTTCCCATCTCAGATGACTTGCCACCAGGTGACCCTGTCCCAGCTAACTCAGCACCAGTTGACTCTGTTCCCAGTGACCTGGCTCCAGTTGATCCTGTGCTAGTTAAGTCTAGGCCATCTGATCCCAGACGTGGTGCAATGTCATCAGTCCAGGGGAATCCAGCTCCCCGGCTCCTTCTAGAGTCAGAGTCCTTGGACCCTCTAAAGGCTGTCATCCCCGAAGTCCAGGAGGTTGGGGGTCCTGTGAAGGTAGAAAGTAGTACCACAACCCAGGAAGCCAGACCTCGACCTCTTAGCCTGTCAGAGTACCGGCGACGAAGGCAACAGCGCcaagcagaggcagaagagaggagtccccagcccccagctgggAAGTGGCCCAGTCTCCCAGAGACTCCCACAGGGCTAGCAGACATCCCTTGTCTTGTCATCCCACCAGCCCCTGCCAAGAAGACAACTCTGCAGAGAAGTCCTGAGGTTCCCTCTGAGGCTTGTTTTGTGCCTGTGGGTCCCAGCCCTGCTTCTTCTAGTCCTGAGCCACCTGTAAGCAAATCTGTGGCCTCAACTACCATTGAGCAGGTGCCATCCCAAGAGCTACCACTACCAGCAAGACCTCTACCTCCTGTGCAGCCCATGCCTCCCGCAATGCCCACTGCTTTGCCTTTTCCTCCAGGTGGGCTAGGCCTGACCCCCGTGCTGCCCCTTCCTACAAGTGGGCAAGGGATCCCCAGtctgcccccaccaccactgcAGCCTCCCAGTCTTCCAATGTCTATGAGGCCAGTGCCACCTGATCCCTATACTCATTATGCTCCGGTGCCACCTTGGCCTTGTTATCCCCCTGTGTCCCCTTCTGGCTATCCTTGCCTGCCCCCCCCACCAACAGTGCCCCTGGTATCTGGTACTCCTGGCACCTATGCTGTGCCCCCCACTTGCAATGTGCCTTGGGtacctcctccagccccagtccCACCTTATAGCTCCAGCTGTGCCTATGGGCCCTTGGGATGGGGTCCAGGGCTGCAACACCCTCCATTCTGGCCTACTTTGCCACCACCTCCTTTGCCTCTAGCATCTGTTGGGAGAGCTGCTCCTCCACCCAAGGTGGAGCCCAGTGGCAGTCCAGCTGGTCCTTCTGAAAGTGTACTTCCTGGGTCAATGGCTCCTCCCCTCTGTCTTGGGTCAGCTGGCCAGGGAGCTCCACCAATAGAGCCCACCAAGGTAGAGGTCAAGTCCATGCCTGCATCTCCTCATATGAAACACAGGATGTCCTCCCCAGTGCAAAGCCCCCAGATCAAGGCTCCACCATGTCTGTCCGCTGAGAGTGTGGCTGTTGAGGAGCCTGCGTCAGAGAGGCTAAAGCCTGAGACCCAAGAAgccaggcccagggagaagccCCTCTCTTCTGTTGCCAAGGCTGTTTCCACACCCACACCAAAGCAGAGCACTATATCTAAGCTGCCTGCTGTCCACCCAGCCCGTCTAAGGAAACTCTCCTTCCTGCCTACCCCACGTACTCAAGGCCCTGAGGACGTGGTACAGGCCTTCATCAGTGAGATTG GAATTGAGGCTTCGGACCTGTCCAGTCTgctggaacagtttgagaaatCCGAAG CCAAAAAGGAGTGCCCTCCCCCGGCTCCTGCTGACAGCCTGGCTGTAGGAAACTCAGG CAGCGTTGACACTCCCCAGGAGAAGAGGCCCCTAGACCGGTTACAAGCCCCAGAACTGGCCAACGTGGCAG GGCTCACCCCTCCAGCTACCCCTCCCCACCAATTATGGAAGCCCCTGGCTGCTGTCTCACTGCTGGCCAAAGCCAAATCTCCTAAGTCCACCGCCCAGGAGGGAACCCTGAAGCCTGAAGGAGTTACAGAGGCCAAACATCCAGCTGCAACCCGCCTCCAAGAAGGGGTCCATGGCCCTAGTCCAGTCCATGTGGGCTCTGGGGACCATGACTATTGTGTCCGGAGCAGGACTCCCCCCAGAAAGACGCCTGCCCTAGTCATTCCAGAGGTGGGCTCCCGATGGAACGTCAAACGCCATCAGGACATCACCATCAAACCTGTCTTGTCCTTGGGCCCAgtcacccccctgcccccacgcACAGCTGCCTCCCAGGAGCCACTTGATCACAGGACTAGCAGTGAGCAGGCAGATCCCCCAGCTCCTTGCCTCGCACCATCCACCTTGCTGTCCCCTGAGGCCTCACCTTGCCGGAATGACATGAACAGTAGAACTCCCCCTGAGCCCTCAGCCAAGCAGCGGTCAGTGCGCTGTTACCGAAAAGCCTGCAGGTCAGCCAGTCCCCCAAGCCGGGGCTGGCAGGGCTGCCGTGGCCGCAGCAGCCGTTCTGTCAGCTCTGGGTCCAACCGGACCAGCGAAGcatcttcctcctcatcctcatcgTCGTCTTCCTcatcccggtcccggtcccggtcccggtccctctcccccccacacaAGAGGTGGCGAAG ATCCAGTTGCAGTTCCTCTGGACGTTCCCGAAGatgctcttcctcttcttcctcctcatcttcttcctcttcttcctcatcttcgTCATCCAGTTCTCGAAGCCGGTCCCGCTCCCCATCCCCCCGACGGAGAAGTGACAGGCGGCGGCG GTACAGTTCTTATCGTTCACATGACCATTACCAAAGGCAGAGGGTGCTGCAGAAGGAGCGTGCAATA GAGGAGAGAAGAGTGGTCTTTATTGGGAAGATACCTGGCCGAATGACAAGGTCAGAACTGAAACAGAGGTTCTCTGTTTTCGGAGAGATTGAGGAGTGCACTATCCACTTCCGTGTCCAAGG TGACAACTATGGTTTCGTTACCTACCGCTATGCTGAGGAGGCATTTGCAGCCATCGAGAGTGGCCACAAGCTGAGGCAGGCAGATGAACAGCCCTTTGATCTCTGCTTTGGGGGCCGCAGGCAGTTCTGCAAGAGAAGCTATTCTGATCTTG ACTCCAACCGGGAAGACTTTGACCCTGCTCCTGTAAAGAGTAAATTCGATTCTCTTGACTTTGACACATTGTTGAAACAGGCCCAGAAGAACCTCAGGAGGTAA
- the PPRC1 gene encoding peroxisome proliferator-activated receptor gamma coactivator-related protein 1 isoform X2, producing the protein MPSGGAASTALQCLFGATWGGGRAIFPGELVGFPSPSRRPWHPRGLGFWWGGGPRVHVGAGRGCPRGSRSWLPGISYRRWSRTAGNWVLLHEEGEDSGFVSLSRLGPCLRDKDLEMEELILQDETLLGTMQSYMDASLISLIEDFGSLGESRLSLEDQNEVSLLTALTEILDNADSENLSPFDSIPDSELLVSPREGSSLHKLLTLSRTPPECDLITPVDTLGPSTGSSRVSGVEMSLSDPPWDFSPPSFLETSSPKLPSWRSSRSRARRGQSPPPQQRSDGEEEEEVANFGGQMLAGELDNSVSNIPDFPMHLACPKEEEKTSASEMAVQAAGDESISSLSELVRAMHPYCLPNLTHLTALEDELQEQPDDLTLPEDCVVLEIVGQAATAGNDLEIPVVVRQIPTRPQPVLLDDSLEASPALKLLMPTLESETEAAVPKEDLCPEKERLSVDSQEKLESVCLLKPREVMEPMMPKETHNTPANTMLSSQRARKGRKKKSKEQPASCAEGYTRRLRSSSRGQPTMATEVTSQARNVPQEEPQKEVGPPRSRGKPRAWARAWAAALEKPSSGNLESSAGQASCAKEDPLDRYSNLVDSIQANPVPTHVSARANRMPLDAVETDPTEVHPVLADPVPVDPALVDLASANPELVVSLPADPVLIDPVLADSAEIDPTVVVPISDDLPPGDPVPANSAPVDSVPSDLAPVDPVLVKSRPSDPRRGAMSSVQGNPAPRLLLESESLDPLKAVIPEVQEVGGPVKVESSTTTQEARPRPLSLSEYRRRRQQRQAEAEERSPQPPAGKWPSLPETPTGLADIPCLVIPPAPAKKTTLQRSPEVPSEACFVPVGPSPASSSPEPPVSKSVASTTIEQVPSQELPLPARPLPPVQPMPPAMPTALPFPPGGLGLTPVLPLPTSGQGIPSLPPPPLQPPSLPMSMRPVPPDPYTHYAPVPPWPCYPPVSPSGYPCLPPPPTVPLVSGTPGTYAVPPTCNVPWVPPPAPVPPYSSSCAYGPLGWGPGLQHPPFWPTLPPPPLPLASVGRAAPPPKVEPSGSPAGPSESVLPGSMAPPLCLGSAGQGAPPIEPTKVEVKSMPASPHMKHRMSSPVQSPQIKAPPCLSAESVAVEEPASERLKPETQEARPREKPLSSVAKAVSTPTPKQSTISKLPAVHPARLRKLSFLPTPRTQGPEDVVQAFISEIGIEASDLSSLLEQFEKSEAKKECPPPAPADSLAVGNSGVDTPQEKRPLDRLQAPELANVAGLTPPATPPHQLWKPLAAVSLLAKAKSPKSTAQEGTLKPEGVTEAKHPAATRLQEGVHGPSPVHVGSGDHDYCVRSRTPPRKTPALVIPEVGSRWNVKRHQDITIKPVLSLGPVTPLPPRTAASQEPLDHRTSSEQADPPAPCLAPSTLLSPEASPCRNDMNSRTPPEPSAKQRSVRCYRKACRSASPPSRGWQGCRGRSSRSVSSGSNRTSEASSSSSSSSSSSSRSRSRSRSLSPPHKRWRRSSCSSSGRSRRCSSSSSSSSSSSSSSSSSSSSRSRSRSPSPRRRSDRRRRYSSYRSHDHYQRQRVLQKERAIEERRVVFIGKIPGRMTRSELKQRFSVFGEIEECTIHFRVQGDNYGFVTYRYAEEAFAAIESGHKLRQADEQPFDLCFGGRRQFCKRSYSDLDSNREDFDPAPVKSKFDSLDFDTLLKQAQKNLRR; encoded by the exons ATGCCGAGTGGGGGTGCCGCTAGCACCGCTCTGCAGTGCCTTTTCGGAGccacgtgggggggggggagagcaaTTTTCCCGGGAGAACTTGTcggcttcccctccccctctagGAGGCCTTGGCACCCACGTGGGTTGGGCTTCTGGTGGGGGGGTGGCCCGCGGGTCCacgtgggggcggggaggggatgTCCACGTGGCTCCCGCTCCTGGCTGCCCGGCATCTCGTATCGGCGTTGGAGCCGCACTGCTGGGAACTGG GTGCTGCTGCATGAGGAAGGGGAGGATTCTGGTTTTGTCAGTCTGTCTCGGCTTGGCCCCTGCCTGAGGGATAAGGACCTGGAGATGGAGGAGCTGATACTGCAGGATGAGACACTGCTGGGGACCATGCAGAGCTACATGGATGCCTCCCTCATCTCCCTCATTGAGGATTTTGGGAGCCTTGGGGAG AGCAGGCTATCTCTGGAGGACCAGAATGAAGTGTCACTACTTACAGCTCTGACAGAGATCTTGGACAATGCAGATTCCGAGAACCTGTCTCCGTTTGACAGCATTCCTGACTCAGAACTACTTGTGTCACCTCGGGAGGGCTCCTCT ctGCACAAGCTGCTCACTCTCTCCCGGACACCCCCGGAATGTGACCTCATCACCCCGGTTGACACATTGGGGCCCAGCACAGGCAGTAGTAGAGTGAGTGGG GTTGAGATGTCTCTCTCAGATCCTCCTTGGGACTTTTCCCCACCTTCCTTCTTAGAAACCTCTTCCCCTAAGCTTCCTAGCTGGAGATCCTCAAGGTCAAGAGCTCGCCGGGGCCAATCACCTCCTCCCCAGCAGCGTAGtgatggggaagaggaggaggaggtggccaaCTTCGGTGGCCAGATGCTTGCTGGGGAACTTGACAACTCCGTGAGCAATATCCCAGACTTTCCTATGCACCTGGCCTGCcccaaggaggaagagaaaacctCAGCCTCAGAGATGGCAGTGCAAGCAGCTGGTGACGAGAGCATCTCCTCCTTGAGTGAGCTGGTACGGGCCATGCATCCCTATTGCCTGCCCAACCTCACCCACCTGACAGCACTTGAGGATGAGCTTCAGGAGCAGCCGGATGATTTGACACTGCCTGAGGATTGTGTGGTGCTGGAGATAGTGGGCCAGGCAGCCACAGCTGGTAATGACCTGGAGATCCCAGTTGTGGTACGGCAGATCCCTACCAGACCCCAGCCTGTGCTCCTGGATGACTCACTAGAGGCCAGTCCAGCTTTGAAGCTACTCATGCCTACGCtggagtcagagacagaggctgCTGTGCCCAAGGAAGACCTTTGCCCTGAGAAAGAGAGGTTGTCAGTGGACTCCCAGGAAAAGCTAGAGTCAGTCTGCTTGTTGAAGCCCAGGGAGGTCATGGAGCCAATGATGCCCAAGGAGACTCACAACACACCAGCCAACACAATGCTGAGCTCTCAGAGAGCTCGAAAGGGCAggaagaagaagagcaaagaacAGCCAGCATCCTGTGCAGAAGGCTATACCAGGAGGCTGAGGTCATCTTCTCGTGGGCAGCCTACCATGGCTACAGAGGTGACCTCTCAGGCAAGAAATGTGCCTCAGGAGGAACCTCAAAAAGAGGTTGGGCCTCCTCGTAGTAGAGGGAAGCCCCGGGCTTGGGCTCGGGCCTGGGCAGCTGCCTTGGAGAAACCTAGCTCTGGGAACTTGGAGAGTAGTGCTGGGCAAGCTAGTTGTGCTAAAGAAGATCCTCTAGACCGTTACTCCAACCTTGTTGACAGCATCCAAGCCAACCCTGTTCCAACCCATGTCTCTGCTCGAGCCAACCGCATGCCACTTGACGCTGTTGAAACTGATCCCACTGAAGTTCATCCTGTTCTAGCTGACCCTGTACCTGTTGATCCTGCACTGGTTGACCTTGCTTCAGCAAACCCAGAACTGGTTGTCTCTCTCCCAGCTGACCCAGTGCTGATTGACCCAGTTCTGGCTGACTCAGCAGAAATTGACCCTACAGTGGTTGTTCCCATCTCAGATGACTTGCCACCAGGTGACCCTGTCCCAGCTAACTCAGCACCAGTTGACTCTGTTCCCAGTGACCTGGCTCCAGTTGATCCTGTGCTAGTTAAGTCTAGGCCATCTGATCCCAGACGTGGTGCAATGTCATCAGTCCAGGGGAATCCAGCTCCCCGGCTCCTTCTAGAGTCAGAGTCCTTGGACCCTCTAAAGGCTGTCATCCCCGAAGTCCAGGAGGTTGGGGGTCCTGTGAAGGTAGAAAGTAGTACCACAACCCAGGAAGCCAGACCTCGACCTCTTAGCCTGTCAGAGTACCGGCGACGAAGGCAACAGCGCcaagcagaggcagaagagaggagtccccagcccccagctgggAAGTGGCCCAGTCTCCCAGAGACTCCCACAGGGCTAGCAGACATCCCTTGTCTTGTCATCCCACCAGCCCCTGCCAAGAAGACAACTCTGCAGAGAAGTCCTGAGGTTCCCTCTGAGGCTTGTTTTGTGCCTGTGGGTCCCAGCCCTGCTTCTTCTAGTCCTGAGCCACCTGTAAGCAAATCTGTGGCCTCAACTACCATTGAGCAGGTGCCATCCCAAGAGCTACCACTACCAGCAAGACCTCTACCTCCTGTGCAGCCCATGCCTCCCGCAATGCCCACTGCTTTGCCTTTTCCTCCAGGTGGGCTAGGCCTGACCCCCGTGCTGCCCCTTCCTACAAGTGGGCAAGGGATCCCCAGtctgcccccaccaccactgcAGCCTCCCAGTCTTCCAATGTCTATGAGGCCAGTGCCACCTGATCCCTATACTCATTATGCTCCGGTGCCACCTTGGCCTTGTTATCCCCCTGTGTCCCCTTCTGGCTATCCTTGCCTGCCCCCCCCACCAACAGTGCCCCTGGTATCTGGTACTCCTGGCACCTATGCTGTGCCCCCCACTTGCAATGTGCCTTGGGtacctcctccagccccagtccCACCTTATAGCTCCAGCTGTGCCTATGGGCCCTTGGGATGGGGTCCAGGGCTGCAACACCCTCCATTCTGGCCTACTTTGCCACCACCTCCTTTGCCTCTAGCATCTGTTGGGAGAGCTGCTCCTCCACCCAAGGTGGAGCCCAGTGGCAGTCCAGCTGGTCCTTCTGAAAGTGTACTTCCTGGGTCAATGGCTCCTCCCCTCTGTCTTGGGTCAGCTGGCCAGGGAGCTCCACCAATAGAGCCCACCAAGGTAGAGGTCAAGTCCATGCCTGCATCTCCTCATATGAAACACAGGATGTCCTCCCCAGTGCAAAGCCCCCAGATCAAGGCTCCACCATGTCTGTCCGCTGAGAGTGTGGCTGTTGAGGAGCCTGCGTCAGAGAGGCTAAAGCCTGAGACCCAAGAAgccaggcccagggagaagccCCTCTCTTCTGTTGCCAAGGCTGTTTCCACACCCACACCAAAGCAGAGCACTATATCTAAGCTGCCTGCTGTCCACCCAGCCCGTCTAAGGAAACTCTCCTTCCTGCCTACCCCACGTACTCAAGGCCCTGAGGACGTGGTACAGGCCTTCATCAGTGAGATTG GAATTGAGGCTTCGGACCTGTCCAGTCTgctggaacagtttgagaaatCCGAAG CCAAAAAGGAGTGCCCTCCCCCGGCTCCTGCTGACAGCCTGGCTGTAGGAAACTCAGG CGTTGACACTCCCCAGGAGAAGAGGCCCCTAGACCGGTTACAAGCCCCAGAACTGGCCAACGTGGCAG GGCTCACCCCTCCAGCTACCCCTCCCCACCAATTATGGAAGCCCCTGGCTGCTGTCTCACTGCTGGCCAAAGCCAAATCTCCTAAGTCCACCGCCCAGGAGGGAACCCTGAAGCCTGAAGGAGTTACAGAGGCCAAACATCCAGCTGCAACCCGCCTCCAAGAAGGGGTCCATGGCCCTAGTCCAGTCCATGTGGGCTCTGGGGACCATGACTATTGTGTCCGGAGCAGGACTCCCCCCAGAAAGACGCCTGCCCTAGTCATTCCAGAGGTGGGCTCCCGATGGAACGTCAAACGCCATCAGGACATCACCATCAAACCTGTCTTGTCCTTGGGCCCAgtcacccccctgcccccacgcACAGCTGCCTCCCAGGAGCCACTTGATCACAGGACTAGCAGTGAGCAGGCAGATCCCCCAGCTCCTTGCCTCGCACCATCCACCTTGCTGTCCCCTGAGGCCTCACCTTGCCGGAATGACATGAACAGTAGAACTCCCCCTGAGCCCTCAGCCAAGCAGCGGTCAGTGCGCTGTTACCGAAAAGCCTGCAGGTCAGCCAGTCCCCCAAGCCGGGGCTGGCAGGGCTGCCGTGGCCGCAGCAGCCGTTCTGTCAGCTCTGGGTCCAACCGGACCAGCGAAGcatcttcctcctcatcctcatcgTCGTCTTCCTcatcccggtcccggtcccggtcccggtccctctcccccccacacaAGAGGTGGCGAAG ATCCAGTTGCAGTTCCTCTGGACGTTCCCGAAGatgctcttcctcttcttcctcctcatcttcttcctcttcttcctcatcttcgTCATCCAGTTCTCGAAGCCGGTCCCGCTCCCCATCCCCCCGACGGAGAAGTGACAGGCGGCGGCG GTACAGTTCTTATCGTTCACATGACCATTACCAAAGGCAGAGGGTGCTGCAGAAGGAGCGTGCAATA GAGGAGAGAAGAGTGGTCTTTATTGGGAAGATACCTGGCCGAATGACAAGGTCAGAACTGAAACAGAGGTTCTCTGTTTTCGGAGAGATTGAGGAGTGCACTATCCACTTCCGTGTCCAAGG TGACAACTATGGTTTCGTTACCTACCGCTATGCTGAGGAGGCATTTGCAGCCATCGAGAGTGGCCACAAGCTGAGGCAGGCAGATGAACAGCCCTTTGATCTCTGCTTTGGGGGCCGCAGGCAGTTCTGCAAGAGAAGCTATTCTGATCTTG ACTCCAACCGGGAAGACTTTGACCCTGCTCCTGTAAAGAGTAAATTCGATTCTCTTGACTTTGACACATTGTTGAAACAGGCCCAGAAGAACCTCAGGAGGTAA